The Ornithinimicrobium faecis genome includes a window with the following:
- a CDS encoding TetR family transcriptional regulator translates to MAEAADARSGATRILEAAINLFGQHGVRGTSLRSIAQEAEVSQALVIHHYGSKEGLRRACDHHVASVTRSNKETTVAEGPQLDPFVTLRRIQESRPLLRYLARALTEGGEATRDLVDEFVADAHDYMHLAEEAGFFKPSATPRERTIVLVIWSMGALAMHEHLDRLLGVDFLATDAPPESLGPYLRPMLELFTQGLMAEGAFDQMANLFDVPESFPTDAVQGDRPDGNPDTHPDTNPDIQEEE, encoded by the coding sequence ATGGCAGAGGCAGCAGATGCCCGCAGTGGGGCGACCCGCATCCTTGAGGCGGCGATCAACCTGTTCGGTCAGCACGGTGTGCGTGGCACGAGCCTGCGGTCGATTGCTCAGGAGGCGGAGGTGTCGCAGGCGCTGGTGATCCACCACTACGGCTCGAAGGAGGGGCTGCGGCGGGCCTGCGATCACCACGTGGCCAGTGTGACCAGGTCCAACAAGGAGACGACCGTGGCAGAGGGGCCGCAACTGGATCCCTTCGTGACCTTGCGCAGGATCCAGGAGAGTCGCCCGCTGCTGCGTTATCTGGCGCGAGCCCTGACCGAGGGCGGAGAGGCCACGCGCGACCTTGTGGATGAGTTCGTCGCCGACGCCCACGACTACATGCACCTGGCCGAGGAGGCTGGCTTCTTCAAGCCCAGCGCGACACCGCGCGAGCGGACCATCGTGCTGGTCATCTGGTCGATGGGGGCGCTGGCGATGCACGAGCACCTCGACCGGCTCCTGGGGGTCGACTTCCTCGCCACCGACGCCCCGCCGGAGAGCCTGGGCCCCTATCTGCGCCCCATGCTCGAGCTCTTCACCCAGGGACTGATGGCCGAGGGCGCCTTCGACCAGATGGCCAACCTGTTTGACGTGCCCGAGTCGTTCCCGACCGACGCGGTCCAGGGGGACCGCCCAGACGGCAATCCAGACACCCATCCAGACACCAACCCAGACATCCAGGAGGAAGAGTGA
- a CDS encoding nitrile hydratase accessory protein: MTMTAAVQLETISAACGDQLPLPPRGDEQVFAAPWQAQVFAMTLALHEQGVFTWPQWAEVLGRHVAAGATDGSDYYERWADAFTELLQTRGIATAGDIARLTQDWHDAAARTPHGTPIEL; the protein is encoded by the coding sequence ATGACCATGACCGCTGCCGTGCAGCTCGAGACGATCTCCGCCGCGTGCGGCGACCAACTGCCGCTGCCACCGCGCGGCGACGAGCAGGTCTTCGCCGCCCCGTGGCAGGCGCAGGTCTTTGCGATGACGCTCGCCCTGCACGAGCAGGGCGTCTTCACCTGGCCGCAGTGGGCCGAGGTGCTCGGCCGCCACGTCGCGGCGGGCGCCACCGACGGCAGCGACTACTACGAGCGCTGGGCCGACGCCTTCACCGAGCTCCTCCAGACCCGTGGGATCGCCACCGCCGGGGATATCGCACGCCTCACCCAGGACTGGCACGACGCCGCCGCCCGCACCCCGCACGGGACCCCGATCGAGCTCTGA
- a CDS encoding AMP-binding protein, producing MSSTATTAYRAARDQLLTLQGDPDRARAEFTYPDVGPRWNWAVDWFDAFARGNDKPGLIVVEEDGAEETLTFDQIATRSDQVASFLTTQGVTRGDSVIVMLGNQVELWDTMLGIMKIGAVIMPTTTAVGPADLRDRIERGTARAVVANAADTAKFEEVPGDYLKISIGEASGWTNLHSAYDLAVPPVDHPGTGPDDRLLLYFTSGTTSRPKLVEHTQASYPIGHLSTMAWLGVRPGDVHLNISSPGWAKHAWSCFFAPWIAEATIMVYNYTRFDAAALLKVLRSYRVTTFCAPPTVWRMLINADLSGGPGALREVIGAGEPLNPEVISQVQRQWGLTLRDGYGQTETTAQIGNMPGDPVKLGSMGKALPGMPSVLVEVETGTLVEGPGEGELCLDLSAAPLALMTGYQGDAARNIEAMDGGFYHTGDVASRDANGMITYVGRTDDVFKASDYKISPFEVESVLIEHEAVAEAAVVPAPDEVRLAVPKAYVTLVDGHEPTAETAFSILKHAREHLAPWQRVRRLEFFELPKTISGKIRRVELRAREEELATEATTPGTTGHIGQEFRDTDFPELRGS from the coding sequence ATGTCCAGCACAGCCACGACGGCCTATCGAGCAGCCCGCGACCAGCTCCTGACCCTGCAGGGCGACCCGGACCGCGCACGGGCAGAGTTCACCTATCCGGACGTCGGCCCGCGCTGGAACTGGGCCGTGGACTGGTTCGACGCGTTCGCCAGAGGCAATGACAAGCCCGGGCTGATCGTCGTCGAGGAGGACGGGGCCGAGGAGACGCTGACGTTCGACCAGATCGCCACGCGCTCCGATCAGGTCGCGTCCTTCCTGACCACACAGGGCGTCACCCGCGGCGACAGCGTCATCGTCATGCTCGGCAACCAGGTCGAGCTGTGGGACACGATGCTCGGCATCATGAAGATCGGCGCCGTCATCATGCCGACAACCACCGCCGTCGGCCCTGCCGACCTGCGCGACCGCATCGAGCGCGGCACGGCCCGCGCCGTGGTGGCCAACGCCGCCGACACCGCCAAGTTCGAGGAGGTCCCCGGCGACTATCTCAAGATCAGCATCGGGGAGGCGAGCGGATGGACCAACCTGCACTCGGCATACGACCTTGCCGTTCCCCCAGTTGACCACCCGGGCACCGGGCCGGACGACCGCCTCCTGCTCTATTTCACCTCCGGGACCACCAGCCGTCCCAAGCTCGTCGAGCACACCCAGGCGTCCTATCCGATCGGTCACCTGTCCACGATGGCCTGGCTCGGCGTGCGCCCCGGCGACGTGCACCTCAACATCTCCTCGCCCGGCTGGGCCAAGCACGCCTGGTCCTGCTTCTTCGCGCCGTGGATCGCGGAGGCGACGATCATGGTCTACAACTACACCCGCTTCGACGCCGCGGCCCTGCTGAAGGTCCTGCGCTCCTATCGGGTCACCACCTTCTGCGCCCCGCCGACGGTGTGGCGCATGCTGATCAACGCCGACCTGTCCGGTGGTCCGGGCGCACTGCGCGAGGTCATCGGTGCCGGTGAGCCGCTCAACCCCGAGGTGATCTCGCAGGTGCAGCGGCAGTGGGGGCTGACCCTGCGCGACGGCTATGGACAGACCGAGACGACTGCCCAGATCGGCAACATGCCCGGTGACCCGGTCAAGCTGGGGTCGATGGGCAAGGCACTGCCCGGCATGCCGTCAGTCCTGGTCGAGGTGGAGACCGGCACCCTCGTCGAGGGGCCGGGTGAGGGCGAGCTGTGCCTAGACCTGTCGGCGGCACCGCTGGCACTGATGACCGGCTATCAGGGCGACGCGGCACGCAACATCGAGGCGATGGACGGCGGTTTCTATCACACCGGTGACGTCGCCTCGCGTGACGCCAACGGCATGATCACCTATGTCGGGCGCACCGACGACGTCTTCAAGGCCAGCGACTACAAGATCAGCCCGTTTGAGGTCGAGTCCGTGCTGATCGAGCACGAAGCCGTCGCCGAGGCGGCCGTCGTGCCCGCTCCCGACGAGGTGCGCCTGGCCGTGCCCAAGGCCTACGTCACCCTCGTGGACGGCCACGAACCCACCGCCGAAACCGCCTTCTCGATCCTCAAGCACGCCCGCGAGCACCTCGCCCCCTGGCAGCGGGTCCGCCGCCTCGAGTTCTTCGAGTTGCCCAAGACGATCAGCGGCAAGATCCGCCGCGTCGAGCTGCGCGCCCGCGAGGAGGAGCTGGCCACCGAGGCCACCACCCCCGGGACCACCGGTCACATCGGCCAGGAGTTCCGCGACACCGACTTCCCCGAGCTGCGCGGCAGCTGA
- the nthB gene encoding nitrile hydratase subunit beta — protein MNGVHDLGGLQSFGPVEPEPDEPAFHADWERRALAVTLALGALGQWNIDQMRHERESLPPADYLSSSYYRIWILALEHAIDELGLLERDDLAARTAQELMTGFASRVPYERPTSTTPTFAVGQVVRARNLNPAGHTRLPRYARGRVGTVIAVRGAHVFPDRNAVPLGQQPDPEPEWLYTVDFTGAELWGETADPTLTVSIDAWEPYLEAVA, from the coding sequence ATGAACGGCGTCCACGACCTCGGCGGTCTGCAGTCCTTCGGCCCCGTTGAGCCCGAGCCGGACGAGCCGGCCTTCCACGCCGACTGGGAGCGGCGCGCACTGGCGGTCACGCTCGCGCTCGGCGCCCTCGGCCAGTGGAACATCGACCAGATGCGCCACGAGCGCGAGAGCCTGCCGCCGGCCGACTACCTGTCCAGCAGCTACTACCGCATCTGGATCCTCGCCCTGGAGCACGCGATCGACGAGCTCGGTCTCCTCGAGCGCGACGACCTCGCGGCGCGCACGGCGCAGGAGTTGATGACCGGCTTCGCCAGCCGCGTCCCCTACGAGCGCCCCACCAGCACCACCCCGACGTTTGCCGTGGGGCAGGTCGTGCGGGCCCGGAACCTCAACCCCGCCGGCCACACCCGACTCCCCCGCTATGCCCGCGGCCGGGTGGGCACCGTCATCGCGGTGCGCGGAGCGCATGTCTTCCCGGATCGCAACGCGGTGCCACTCGGTCAGCAGCCCGACCCAGAGCCCGAGTGGCTCTACACCGTCGACTTCACCGGAGCCGAGTTGTGGGGCGAGACGGCCGACCCGACGCTGACCGTCTCGATCGACGCGTGGGAGCCCTACCTGGAGGCCGTCGCATGA
- a CDS encoding mandelate racemase/muconate lactonizing enzyme family protein yields MRVTGATIHPIHLPLCDPFVVAYARWESMPSIVLELHTDTGLTGWGESVPDETVTGESHSAAVAMLRDVLLPTVLGREVADIDGAHAAMATAVGANPSVKAAIDLALHDLLGQAARMPLHQLLGGSSERPLTYPRVISVGAPEAMAAGAEAALGEGFTEIKIKVGAGEPREDIARVRAVCEAVGDRARVRVDVNQHWGTPAVAVPAIRQLEGLGLRWIEQPVHGLDITGLAEVRAVTSVPIMADESVHGMASLLQIIRERAADAVNLKLMKTGGLQPAAAMVAVAQAAGLWVQIGSMVESSIGSAAGYHLAAARSHVTSTELTGPLLFSRDVGDLAYEPPTVRLSQRSGLGVQIDRDALEELRVGEPITL; encoded by the coding sequence ATGAGAGTCACCGGCGCCACGATCCACCCGATCCACCTGCCGCTGTGCGACCCGTTCGTCGTGGCCTATGCGCGATGGGAGTCGATGCCCTCGATCGTCCTCGAGCTGCACACGGACACCGGGCTCACCGGCTGGGGAGAGTCGGTGCCTGATGAGACGGTGACGGGGGAGTCGCACAGCGCGGCCGTGGCGATGCTGCGCGATGTGCTGCTGCCGACCGTCCTGGGGCGCGAGGTCGCGGACATCGACGGTGCGCACGCCGCGATGGCGACCGCGGTCGGGGCCAACCCGTCGGTCAAGGCCGCGATCGACCTCGCCCTGCACGACCTGCTGGGACAAGCAGCCCGTATGCCGTTGCACCAGTTGCTCGGCGGCTCCAGTGAGCGGCCGCTCACCTATCCGAGGGTGATCAGCGTCGGTGCCCCGGAGGCGATGGCCGCCGGCGCGGAGGCGGCGCTGGGCGAGGGCTTCACCGAGATCAAGATCAAGGTGGGGGCCGGTGAGCCGCGGGAAGACATCGCGCGGGTGCGCGCGGTGTGTGAGGCCGTGGGGGACCGTGCCCGGGTGCGCGTGGACGTGAACCAGCACTGGGGGACCCCCGCCGTCGCGGTGCCGGCGATCCGCCAACTCGAGGGGCTCGGACTGCGCTGGATCGAGCAGCCCGTGCACGGCCTCGACATCACCGGGCTGGCCGAGGTGCGGGCCGTGACCTCGGTGCCGATCATGGCCGACGAGTCGGTGCACGGGATGGCCTCGCTGCTGCAGATCATCCGGGAACGGGCCGCTGACGCGGTCAACCTCAAGCTGATGAAGACCGGTGGCCTGCAGCCCGCGGCGGCGATGGTCGCCGTGGCCCAGGCGGCGGGGCTGTGGGTGCAGATCGGCTCGATGGTGGAGTCCTCCATCGGGTCGGCGGCGGGCTATCACCTGGCCGCCGCCCGCAGTCACGTCACCTCCACCGAGCTCACCGGGCCACTGCTGTTCAGCCGGGACGTCGGAGACCTGGCCTATGAGCCGCCCACGGTGCGCCTCTCGCAGCGCTCCGGGCTCGGGGTGCAGATCGACCGGGACGCGCTGGAGGAGCTGCGCGTCGGGGAGCCGATCACGCTCTAG
- a CDS encoding helix-turn-helix domain-containing protein, whose product METITNGDVPAAQIDQLDQVAEHVGPEMHELLVSLSRCLREGNEIVAVDSDSTITPSRAASSLGMSRSHLYKLLDSGEIPFHRVGRDRRIRFSDLTSFEEQRQSDRHELAERFASQQRTREGAIEELVDLI is encoded by the coding sequence GTGGAGACCATCACCAATGGGGACGTTCCCGCAGCACAGATTGATCAACTTGATCAGGTTGCTGAGCACGTGGGGCCAGAGATGCACGAGCTACTCGTGAGCCTGAGCCGTTGCCTGCGCGAGGGCAACGAGATCGTTGCTGTCGATTCCGACAGCACGATAACTCCGAGTCGTGCGGCATCGAGTCTTGGCATGAGTCGCAGCCATCTCTATAAACTTCTCGACTCTGGCGAGATTCCGTTCCACCGAGTTGGCCGCGACCGGCGCATCCGATTTTCCGATCTGACTTCTTTTGAAGAGCAGCGTCAGAGCGACCGTCATGAACTCGCTGAGCGTTTTGCAAGCCAACAGCGCACTCGTGAGGGTGCGATTGAGGAACTCGTAGACCTGATCTGA
- a CDS encoding ABC transporter permease, with the protein MTATTTTHAPVRSEHSGRTGSPSLAGTGTLVRFLLRRDRIKLPAWVGGLGLFVIYIGSALPQLAPTQEDLRSLVTLFTQPVGRMFTGPAFGMDAPTYERFFAAGYAPYLFLLAGLMNIMLITRHTRLEEQTGRAELVRANVTGRYAALAASLIVALITNGLATAVVTGLALAVGFAPTGSLLVGLGVGLTGLAFAGVTAVTVQLSEYSRTAAGMAGAVLAASFVMRALGDMAAVGGSALSWVSPLGWPSQAAPYVHDRWATLLLPVCLTVVTVTAAYVLLGRRDFGASLVAARPGTAVARPWLGTPLGLAARLQRGGFLGWGVGIALLGIVDGAFTQAMIDAGEDMPAALKDMFGTAGLVDGYVAFLGAFVSVLIAAYTVFAMQTLRAEELSGRAELVLSARVGRAAWLGSHTLVVALGAVLISVATGLLTGVAAAAVTGDWSLVGGVLASHVVLLPGVLLVLAVCAALAGWAPRLMAPIGWVLVALSAVVNFFGELLSLPDWLVALSPFSHLAGVPVEPFEVLPFLVVLVLAVAVSALALVGMRRRQVNAV; encoded by the coding sequence ATGACCGCCACCACCACAACTCACGCCCCGGTCCGGTCCGAGCACAGCGGCCGCACCGGCTCACCCTCGCTGGCAGGCACTGGCACCCTGGTGCGCTTCCTGCTGCGCCGCGACCGGATCAAGTTGCCGGCCTGGGTCGGCGGGCTGGGCCTGTTCGTCATCTACATCGGGTCCGCGTTGCCCCAACTGGCGCCGACGCAGGAGGACCTGCGCTCGTTGGTCACGCTGTTCACCCAGCCGGTCGGGCGGATGTTCACCGGCCCTGCCTTCGGCATGGACGCACCGACCTATGAACGGTTCTTCGCCGCGGGCTACGCGCCCTACCTGTTCCTCCTCGCAGGGTTGATGAACATCATGCTGATCACTCGGCATACCCGTCTGGAGGAACAGACCGGCCGGGCGGAGCTCGTCCGGGCCAACGTGACTGGGCGGTATGCCGCACTGGCAGCCTCCCTGATCGTCGCCCTGATCACCAACGGGCTGGCCACCGCCGTCGTGACGGGCCTGGCCCTGGCCGTCGGGTTCGCGCCCACCGGTTCGCTGCTGGTCGGGCTGGGCGTCGGTCTGACCGGCCTGGCGTTTGCCGGGGTGACCGCAGTGACGGTGCAGCTGAGCGAATACTCCCGGACCGCTGCCGGGATGGCCGGCGCGGTCCTGGCGGCCAGTTTTGTGATGCGCGCGCTCGGGGACATGGCGGCAGTCGGTGGCAGCGCCCTGTCCTGGGTGTCGCCGCTGGGGTGGCCGAGCCAGGCCGCGCCCTATGTCCACGACCGGTGGGCCACGCTGCTGCTCCCGGTGTGCCTGACCGTGGTGACCGTCACCGCTGCCTACGTCCTGCTGGGACGACGGGACTTCGGCGCCAGCCTGGTCGCCGCCCGCCCCGGCACAGCCGTGGCGCGGCCCTGGCTGGGCACCCCGCTCGGGCTGGCCGCTCGCCTGCAGCGCGGAGGGTTCCTCGGCTGGGGGGTGGGCATCGCCCTGCTGGGCATCGTTGACGGCGCCTTCACCCAGGCGATGATCGACGCGGGCGAGGACATGCCGGCCGCGCTGAAGGACATGTTTGGCACGGCGGGCCTGGTCGACGGGTATGTCGCGTTCCTGGGCGCCTTCGTCAGCGTGCTGATCGCGGCCTACACGGTGTTTGCGATGCAGACGCTGCGCGCCGAGGAGCTGAGCGGGCGTGCCGAGCTGGTGCTGTCCGCCAGGGTCGGGCGCGCCGCGTGGCTCGGGTCCCACACGCTCGTCGTGGCCCTCGGCGCCGTGCTGATCAGCGTGGCCACGGGACTGCTGACCGGCGTCGCGGCGGCAGCGGTGACCGGTGACTGGAGCCTCGTCGGCGGCGTGCTGGCCTCCCACGTGGTCCTCCTGCCCGGCGTCCTCCTGGTGCTGGCAGTGTGCGCCGCCCTGGCCGGCTGGGCCCCGCGGCTCATGGCGCCGATCGGCTGGGTGCTGGTCGCCCTGTCCGCTGTCGTGAACTTCTTTGGCGAGCTGCTGAGCCTGCCCGACTGGCTCGTCGCGTTGTCGCCGTTCAGTCACCTGGCGGGCGTCCCCGTGGAGCCCTTCGAGGTGCTGCCTTTCCTGGTGGTGCTGGTGCTGGCCGTCGCAGTGTCGGCCCTCGCGCTGGTGGGGATGCGTCGGCGGCAGGTGAACGCGGTCTGA
- a CDS encoding DUF4236 domain-containing protein has protein sequence MAGFFSVRIAPGLRVSASSRGLRSHIGPRGARLHVGGGGTGVSTGTGPFTYYHPLSGGRRQGSSRSPSAAAGRRRASKAERAAELAAAILRIDGLHRQQFPPARAPVAPVPDTPSRDEVLAELQRQHRGAARWWQWSRRRDASRRARAELPQRWAKIEAATRHTHQLLQGDPDTVLAALAESFEDNDAPVAPVGVEGDEAHLVVLVPGLDAVPSHHPTTTQAGNLSIRRMSKTDRWALYRQLVAGHALVSAREAFAVAPSLEHVSLVVLRDEEDDVYGEPRAAPVLATRLTRATLHGIRWPEVTAWDVIEQVSQDTLLNTWGRAREVRGLDLADEPDLVRLIDAVDLDALDHEIS, from the coding sequence ATGGCGGGCTTCTTCTCCGTGCGCATCGCACCCGGGCTGCGCGTGTCCGCGTCCTCTCGCGGGCTGCGCAGTCACATCGGCCCACGTGGTGCTCGGCTGCACGTCGGCGGTGGCGGCACCGGGGTCTCGACCGGGACCGGACCGTTCACCTACTACCACCCACTGAGCGGGGGGCGGCGGCAAGGCTCGAGCCGCTCTCCCTCCGCGGCCGCCGGTCGTCGGCGCGCCAGCAAGGCCGAGCGGGCAGCCGAACTGGCAGCCGCCATCCTCCGGATCGATGGCCTGCACCGACAGCAGTTCCCGCCCGCACGCGCCCCGGTCGCCCCAGTGCCTGACACACCGAGCCGCGACGAGGTGCTGGCCGAGCTGCAACGCCAGCACCGGGGTGCTGCGCGATGGTGGCAGTGGTCCCGCCGACGGGACGCCTCCCGGCGCGCACGGGCGGAGCTGCCGCAACGGTGGGCCAAGATCGAGGCGGCCACTCGGCATACCCACCAGTTGCTGCAGGGCGATCCGGACACCGTGCTGGCCGCCCTGGCGGAGTCGTTCGAGGACAACGATGCGCCGGTCGCGCCGGTCGGGGTGGAGGGTGACGAGGCACACCTGGTGGTGCTGGTGCCGGGCCTGGACGCCGTGCCGAGCCACCACCCCACCACGACCCAGGCCGGCAACCTGTCCATCCGCAGGATGTCCAAGACCGACCGGTGGGCGCTCTATCGCCAGCTGGTCGCCGGGCACGCCCTCGTCTCAGCCCGCGAGGCGTTCGCCGTCGCACCGTCGCTGGAGCACGTCTCGCTGGTTGTGCTCCGCGACGAGGAGGACGACGTCTATGGCGAGCCCCGTGCTGCCCCGGTGCTCGCGACGCGCCTCACGAGGGCGACGTTGCACGGCATCCGGTGGCCGGAGGTGACCGCCTGGGACGTCATCGAGCAGGTCTCCCAGGACACCCTGCTCAACACCTGGGGTCGGGCTCGCGAGGTCCGCGGCCTCGATCTTGCCGACGAGCCCGACCTGGTCCGGCTGATCGACGCCGTCGACCTCGACGCGCTGGACCACGAGATCTCCTGA
- a CDS encoding ABC transporter ATP-binding protein encodes MNGAPVISAQGLVKTFGTTRALDGLDLEVRQGEVHGFLGPNGAGKSTTMRILLGLLRADGGSVSLLGGDPWQDAVVLHERLAYVPGDVELWPNMTGGEAIDLLARLRGGLDLARRDELCERFALDPTKKARTYSKGNRQKVALISALISDVDLLLLDEPTAGLDPLMEVVFQEAIAEAKRAGRTVLLSSHILAQVEVLADRISIIRQGRIVETGSLSDLRHMTRTTVVVETDRPADRLDQLPGVHDMTTDDGQVRLQVDGDRIDEVVRALAPLGVRSLVAHPPTLEQLLMRHYGDAVAEEVLAEEAVPS; translated from the coding sequence ATGAACGGCGCTCCGGTCATCTCGGCCCAGGGACTCGTCAAGACGTTCGGCACCACCCGCGCACTGGACGGACTGGACCTGGAGGTGCGGCAGGGCGAGGTGCACGGCTTCCTCGGCCCGAACGGAGCCGGCAAGTCGACCACGATGCGGATCCTGCTCGGTCTCCTGCGCGCTGACGGTGGGTCGGTCAGCCTCCTGGGCGGTGATCCGTGGCAGGACGCGGTGGTGCTGCACGAGCGGTTGGCCTACGTGCCCGGTGACGTGGAGCTGTGGCCCAACATGACCGGTGGTGAGGCGATCGATCTGCTGGCCCGGCTGCGCGGCGGGCTGGATCTCGCGCGGCGCGACGAGCTGTGTGAGCGCTTCGCGCTGGACCCGACGAAGAAGGCCCGCACCTATTCCAAGGGCAACCGGCAGAAGGTCGCGCTGATCTCTGCCCTCATCTCCGACGTCGATCTGCTCCTGCTCGACGAGCCCACCGCCGGGCTCGACCCGCTGATGGAGGTGGTTTTCCAGGAGGCGATCGCTGAGGCGAAGCGCGCGGGCCGCACGGTGCTGCTCTCCAGCCACATCCTCGCCCAGGTCGAGGTCCTGGCCGACCGCATCTCGATCATCCGGCAGGGCCGCATCGTGGAGACCGGGAGCCTGTCGGACCTGCGGCACATGACGCGCACGACCGTCGTGGTCGAGACGGACCGCCCGGCCGACCGGCTCGACCAGCTGCCAGGCGTGCACGACATGACCACGGACGACGGCCAGGTGCGCCTCCAGGTCGACGGTGACCGGATCGATGAGGTGGTGCGCGCGCTGGCACCGTTGGGCGTGCGCTCCCTCGTGGCCCACCCGCCGACCCTGGAGCAGCTGCTGATGCGGCACTACGGCGACGCCGTCGCCGAGGAGGTCCTGGCGGAGGAGGCGGTGCCCTCATGA
- a CDS encoding amidase, whose product MTDLTWLSTRELAAVIAGGEVSSTEAVRAHFERIEAVNPTINAIVTTAPERALAQARAADEHLVAARASGESLPALHGVPMTHKDTHDTAGMRTTHGSPVYADRVPDSDDLVVARLRTAGVITTGKSNVPEFAAGAHTFNPVFGTTVNPYDPAKSVAGSSGGVAAALASGIQASGDGSDMGGSLRTPASFNNVVGMRPSNGRIPHTVPGQGWAWLSQKGFMGRTVGDVALLMSVGAGPHPAGPCSIQEPGSVFDLPEFALGATYEPSLRGIRVGLSPDLGGLLEVEAEVRDVVAASGSVFEQLGAHVDDLIPDLREADAVFSAQRAHDFVAAWGPVVAQESARTDGGRIKEAVVWNTRLGLELTAADLVAKEAARGRLWAATQDYFTTHDVLVLTTAPVLPFDAEQEYPSTINGRAMDNYLEWMRAVTVISATGCPAIAVPAGFSRSGLPIGLQIVAAPGKDVELLQVAHAFESATGHAQRHPVL is encoded by the coding sequence ATGACTGACCTCACCTGGCTGTCCACACGCGAGCTCGCCGCCGTCATCGCTGGCGGCGAGGTCAGCTCCACGGAGGCGGTGCGCGCGCACTTTGAGCGCATCGAGGCGGTCAACCCCACGATCAACGCGATCGTCACGACCGCCCCGGAGCGGGCGCTGGCGCAGGCGCGTGCCGCCGACGAGCACCTGGTGGCCGCCCGCGCGAGCGGGGAGTCGCTGCCCGCCCTGCACGGCGTGCCGATGACGCACAAGGACACCCACGACACGGCCGGCATGCGCACCACCCACGGCTCGCCGGTCTATGCCGACCGGGTCCCCGACTCCGACGACCTGGTCGTGGCCCGCCTGCGGACCGCCGGTGTCATCACGACCGGCAAGTCCAACGTGCCCGAGTTCGCCGCCGGGGCGCACACCTTCAACCCGGTCTTCGGCACGACCGTCAACCCGTATGACCCCGCGAAGTCGGTCGCCGGCTCCTCGGGCGGTGTCGCGGCCGCGCTCGCCAGTGGGATCCAGGCCTCGGGTGACGGCTCCGACATGGGCGGCTCACTGCGCACGCCCGCGTCCTTCAACAATGTCGTCGGGATGCGCCCCTCCAACGGGCGGATCCCGCACACGGTCCCGGGGCAGGGCTGGGCGTGGTTGTCGCAGAAGGGCTTCATGGGTCGCACGGTCGGTGATGTCGCGCTGCTGATGAGCGTCGGTGCCGGACCGCACCCGGCCGGGCCGTGCTCGATCCAGGAGCCGGGCAGCGTCTTCGACCTGCCCGAGTTTGCTCTCGGCGCCACCTATGAGCCGAGCCTGCGCGGGATCCGCGTGGGCCTGAGCCCAGACCTTGGCGGGCTGCTTGAGGTGGAGGCCGAGGTGCGCGACGTCGTCGCGGCGAGCGGCAGCGTCTTCGAGCAACTCGGGGCGCACGTTGACGACCTGATCCCCGACCTGCGCGAGGCCGACGCGGTCTTCAGCGCCCAGCGGGCCCACGACTTCGTCGCAGCCTGGGGCCCGGTCGTGGCGCAGGAGAGTGCGCGAACCGACGGCGGCCGCATCAAGGAGGCGGTCGTCTGGAACACCCGCCTGGGCCTGGAGCTCACGGCTGCCGACCTCGTCGCCAAGGAGGCGGCCCGGGGCCGGTTGTGGGCTGCCACGCAGGACTACTTCACCACCCACGACGTGCTGGTGCTGACCACGGCACCGGTGCTGCCCTTCGACGCCGAGCAGGAATATCCATCGACCATCAACGGGCGGGCGATGGACAACTATCTGGAGTGGATGCGCGCGGTCACCGTGATCTCCGCGACTGGCTGCCCCGCGATCGCGGTGCCGGCCGGCTTCTCACGATCGGGACTGCCGATCGGTCTGCAGATCGTCGCGGCGCCCGGCAAGGACGTCGAGCTGCTGCAGGTCGCGCACGCCTTCGAATCCGCCACGGGACATGCCCAGCGTCACCCCGTGCTCTGA